The Yersinia intermedia genome window below encodes:
- a CDS encoding DUF927 domain-containing protein, with translation MKKLEKKLTESEQKLFVELMANTKMLSPEDVAYRQIKVFSENSNKSILILIPSTTFVSKYEVKKALLKAGHRSDMPSCYWDLAYAEITKQTDNKVLLRYKPGFYGDVYLRINDKVIGDIKGDVPVLHPNAKKHLPVEEEKGTLKEWKENVAINALYSSRIMLALCSGFSGFLLDSLGIEGGGFHLWGKSSMGKSSCGYILASIAGEPNSIIILWSNTDKALEEIAVVHNDATLILDESKLLDKDPILAAKTIQNRVYTITGGKGKVRAALFENKVAEWRLVVFSTGELSLAQHAEVGKIERLDGENVRVIDVPADAGFEMGIFESLPEKVASSNELAHSIQKATSSYYGTAKLAFLNKLIASIQSDSLELKDMLESEMDYFLDKNNVDRNSGIQVRIAKRFALTYAAGFLASKYGILPFKAKAIMNGISKCYQDSINTPCSKEPTISEMLPQSIKDVLKSVQIVNLIEHEDYSGRDIKNDIAIICMAKGVEVIAIDKKFIHDYLNIKSRKNVLSKLTKMGVLLVDSQKEYSTVQLHHSSGISERRYCFVRNRLSSILK, from the coding sequence ATGAAAAAGTTAGAAAAGAAGTTGACAGAAAGTGAACAAAAACTATTTGTGGAGTTGATGGCTAATACTAAGATGCTTTCTCCTGAAGATGTTGCGTACCGCCAGATTAAGGTATTCAGTGAAAATAGTAATAAATCAATTCTTATACTCATACCTTCGACAACCTTTGTAAGCAAGTATGAGGTTAAAAAGGCCTTATTAAAGGCTGGTCATCGTTCAGATATGCCAAGTTGTTACTGGGATCTTGCTTATGCAGAGATCACAAAGCAAACTGACAATAAAGTACTTTTACGTTATAAGCCTGGTTTTTATGGTGATGTATATTTACGAATTAATGATAAAGTGATTGGTGATATAAAAGGTGATGTGCCTGTATTGCATCCTAATGCAAAAAAACACTTACCAGTTGAAGAGGAGAAAGGAACATTAAAGGAGTGGAAAGAAAATGTTGCGATAAACGCATTATATAGCTCACGAATTATGCTTGCACTTTGCAGTGGATTCTCTGGCTTTTTACTCGATTCGCTAGGCATTGAGGGCGGAGGGTTTCACCTGTGGGGTAAGAGTAGTATGGGCAAAAGCTCATGTGGTTATATTCTTGCTTCAATAGCTGGTGAACCTAATTCAATTATCATCTTATGGAGTAATACCGATAAAGCATTAGAAGAAATAGCAGTTGTACATAACGATGCAACACTAATTCTTGATGAAAGTAAATTATTAGATAAAGACCCTATATTAGCAGCAAAAACTATCCAAAATCGCGTCTACACGATAACCGGTGGTAAAGGGAAGGTGCGTGCGGCACTTTTTGAAAACAAGGTAGCTGAATGGCGTCTGGTTGTATTTAGTACTGGGGAGCTTAGTCTCGCTCAACATGCAGAGGTGGGGAAAATTGAACGTCTCGACGGGGAAAATGTACGCGTGATTGATGTGCCAGCCGATGCTGGTTTTGAAATGGGGATTTTTGAATCATTGCCAGAAAAAGTTGCTTCTAGTAACGAGCTGGCTCATAGCATTCAGAAAGCTACATCAAGTTATTATGGAACTGCTAAGCTCGCATTTCTGAATAAACTTATTGCCTCAATACAGTCAGATAGCTTAGAACTAAAAGATATGCTTGAATCTGAAATGGATTATTTTCTTGATAAAAACAATGTTGACCGCAATTCAGGCATTCAAGTGCGCATCGCAAAACGTTTTGCTCTTACTTACGCGGCTGGTTTTCTTGCTAGCAAATATGGGATATTGCCGTTTAAAGCAAAAGCAATCATGAATGGAATATCCAAGTGTTATCAAGATTCAATCAACACACCGTGTTCGAAAGAACCTACTATCAGCGAAATGTTGCCTCAGTCCATTAAAGATGTATTGAAATCAGTTCAAATTGTTAATCTAATCGAACATGAGGATTACTCTGGGCGTGATATAAAAAATGACATTGCAATTATCTGCATGGCTAAAGGGGTAGAGGTTATTGCAATAGACAAAAAATTCATTCATGACTATTTGAATATTAAATCACGTAAAAATGTTCTATCCAAACTAACTAAAATGGGCGTGTTATTGGTTGATTCCCAAAAAGAATATAGCACGGTGCAACTTCATCATAGCAGCGGTATTTCTGAACGTCGTTATTGCTTTGTTCGTAACCGCTTAAGTAGTATCTTAAAATAA
- a CDS encoding helix-turn-helix transcriptional regulator: MKESKLIKIQEVLKRCAVSRATLYRLIANKNFPNQVSVTGNRAVAWREEDIQHWIEERPTIGQ; the protein is encoded by the coding sequence ATGAAAGAGAGCAAATTAATTAAGATTCAAGAGGTATTGAAGCGTTGTGCCGTCAGCCGGGCAACGTTATATCGCTTGATTGCCAATAAAAATTTTCCAAACCAAGTTTCGGTAACTGGAAACCGCGCCGTAGCATGGCGAGAGGAGGATATTCAGCACTGGATTGAGGAACGCCCAACCATAGGTCAATAA
- a CDS encoding tyrosine-type recombinase/integrase — protein sequence MSKLKLAVSSQTTTVFDAYINSLAVSGRGGITSLLNHCARILSKRSTAQTYPWELLDFGKVAKIRMTMLDEGYAVSTVNMALSALRAIAKTAFNFDQMNVDVLLRINAVVRVKGDTTRKGRALTRQEIRQLLKVAKSHQEPARRCRDAAILLTLCGAGLRVGELVKLQQDDYAEGVLVVRQGKGRKYREIHVAPAVDKALTAWLAMSREGDALFTKIYRSGLPASTALTTAGVTAILEQLRITASVAEFTPHDLRRTFITQLLEQGADINTVRQLAGHSDISTTARYDHRGDEAKVMAAQRLKCW from the coding sequence ATGTCGAAGCTTAAGTTGGCGGTATCATCACAAACAACCACTGTGTTTGACGCCTATATCAATAGTCTTGCCGTGTCGGGGCGTGGCGGTATCACCAGCTTACTGAATCACTGCGCCCGCATACTCAGCAAACGTTCTACAGCACAGACCTACCCCTGGGAGCTGTTGGACTTTGGGAAAGTGGCAAAAATACGCATGACCATGCTGGATGAAGGATATGCCGTTTCTACCGTGAATATGGCGTTATCCGCACTACGGGCGATTGCCAAAACCGCTTTTAATTTTGACCAGATGAATGTGGACGTGCTTTTACGCATCAACGCTGTCGTGCGTGTGAAAGGCGACACAACCCGTAAAGGAAGGGCGCTAACTCGGCAGGAAATCCGCCAGTTGCTGAAAGTCGCTAAAAGTCATCAAGAGCCTGCTCGCCGATGCAGGGATGCAGCCATATTGCTGACTTTGTGTGGGGCTGGCTTGCGAGTTGGGGAGTTAGTCAAACTCCAACAGGATGATTATGCCGAAGGTGTTTTAGTGGTCAGGCAGGGGAAAGGGCGTAAGTATCGCGAAATTCACGTGGCACCGGCTGTAGATAAGGCATTGACCGCGTGGTTGGCAATGAGTAGGGAAGGGGATGCGCTGTTTACCAAGATCTATCGTTCCGGTTTACCAGCGTCTACAGCACTGACAACCGCTGGGGTGACGGCAATCCTTGAGCAATTGCGTATCACCGCCAGCGTAGCTGAGTTCACGCCCCACGACCTGCGCAGAACTTTCATTACTCAATTGCTAGAGCAGGGGGCCGACATTAACACTGTGCGCCAGTTAGCGGGTCATAGCGACATATCAACGACTGCTCGTTACGACCATCGTGGCGATGAGGCGAAAGTCATGGCTGCTCAGCGGTTGAAGTGTTGGTAA
- the radC gene encoding RadC family protein, translating to MLNLTLSCHEDLILQQAQSIIENRYIRGDKMFSTEAVREYLKFKLAPLEHEVFSVLLLDNQHRILAYEELFRGTLNAVSIYPREIVKLSLRYNAGAIILVHNHPSGEPEPSHADKEITNKLKSVLGLLDVQVLDHLIVAGTQVVSLAERGLV from the coding sequence ATGCTGAACCTGACACTTTCTTGCCACGAAGATCTGATACTGCAACAGGCACAGTCCATTATCGAAAACCGCTACATTCGGGGCGATAAGATGTTTTCGACCGAGGCGGTACGTGAATACCTGAAGTTTAAGCTGGCACCGCTTGAGCATGAAGTTTTCTCGGTCTTACTGCTGGATAACCAACATCGCATCTTAGCCTATGAGGAATTGTTTCGGGGCACGCTTAATGCGGTCAGCATCTACCCCCGCGAAATTGTGAAACTCAGTCTGCGGTACAACGCTGGAGCAATAATTCTGGTCCACAACCATCCCAGCGGCGAGCCTGAACCAAGCCACGCAGACAAAGAGATCACCAACAAACTGAAATCGGTGTTAGGGCTACTCGATGTGCAGGTTCTTGACCACCTCATTGTTGCCGGTACACAGGTGGTCTCTCTGGCTGAGCGTGGATTAGTTTGA
- a CDS encoding DUF2787 family protein, protein MKSKLLAVSFVFRDIHYSPDNGGYHPVEIRLTHDNDQFYFDYITDLAYMGHVYPELEKEIDFSWSQHYAFYAGVGDLTHRDGCELFTLWQSNFINYWLMGVYTPQILWES, encoded by the coding sequence ATGAAGTCAAAGTTATTGGCTGTATCGTTTGTCTTTCGGGATATTCACTACAGCCCTGATAACGGAGGTTATCATCCGGTAGAAATCAGGCTTACCCATGATAATGACCAGTTCTATTTTGATTACATCACAGATCTCGCTTATATGGGACATGTGTACCCTGAGCTGGAAAAGGAAATAGATTTCAGTTGGTCACAACATTACGCCTTCTATGCAGGCGTTGGTGATTTGACCCATCGAGACGGCTGTGAACTATTCACGCTGTGGCAATCCAACTTTATCAACTATTGGCTGATGGGCGTGTATACCCCGCAAATTCTTTGGGAAAGCTAA
- a CDS encoding TA system toxin CbtA family protein, translating to MYSLLQWQRVLNKLLHKHYGIDINDTAFSEINYARHYWDDCIRPYQAVNEWASKYDLCRLDSSDSPLNEKDESSIK from the coding sequence ATGTATTCACTATTACAATGGCAACGGGTTTTGAATAAACTACTCCATAAACATTATGGAATAGATATCAATGATACGGCATTTTCTGAAATAAATTATGCAAGGCATTACTGGGATGATTGTATCCGCCCTTATCAGGCAGTCAACGAGTGGGCTTCTAAGTATGATCTGTGTAGACTTGATTCAAGTGATAGCCCTTTGAATGAAAAAGATGAATCTTCTATTAAATAA
- a CDS encoding helix-turn-helix domain-containing protein — protein MNNHVASQKKRTKGRAKDWHRADIVAALHKRGLSLAQLSRDQGLGSRTLNNAFSQHYPKAERLIAAALGMMPEQIWPSRYFNKIPSIQSGKE, from the coding sequence GTGAATAACCACGTAGCATCGCAAAAAAAGCGAACTAAAGGAAGGGCTAAGGACTGGCACAGGGCTGACATTGTGGCTGCGTTGCACAAACGTGGATTGAGTTTGGCCCAGCTATCTCGCGATCAAGGGTTGGGCTCCCGCACACTGAATAATGCCTTCAGTCAGCACTATCCGAAGGCAGAACGCCTGATAGCGGCGGCGCTGGGCATGATGCCCGAGCAGATATGGCCCAGCCGATATTTTAACAAAATACCTTCAATACAATCCGGCAAGGAATAG
- a CDS encoding cell division protein FtsK codes for MSEQEQDDLNHKMDAKLYDKTRRLIIQEGLTEIKVKAVQLHFRVGYDRAARIVERLRLEKNIK; via the coding sequence GTGAGTGAGCAAGAGCAGGATGATCTCAACCATAAAATGGATGCAAAACTTTACGATAAAACACGTCGACTGATTATTCAGGAAGGGTTAACGGAAATTAAAGTCAAAGCTGTACAACTTCATTTTCGAGTGGGCTATGACCGCGCAGCCCGGATAGTTGAACGTCTACGTCTGGAAAAGAACATTAAATAA